The Methanospirillum lacunae region GGGAACTGGTAACAGTACAGAATTGAGATTTTCACGTTGATATTTCAAACCAGATGTATCAACGTTTGATAAGGGTCAATCACTCATTGAAAAATTTCATACAGGACAATCAGTTTTAAGAAGAGATATCATCGTATCTGAATATTAAACCGGGTTTATGCTAATAAAAAATAAGTTGTATTTAGCAACCTATCCCTGTTTGGCAACAACCAGGTAAACCTGTTCCTGATTTGTCTGATCAGAGCGGCCTGCCTGCGGGTTATTACTCTGGAACCGGTGATGTGACGATGGGTTATCATTTCGATCAAATCCCTGGTTGTGTTTTTCACCTGGGAGAGCCTGATCTCCTGATGTTCCTTGAGTAATCTTCTCCTTGTTCGGACATTGATTATACATTTTTCTACCTGATTCAGGAGAATTTCCCGACATTTTTTCCTGGTTATCCCCGTTACGTGGCCCAGTGAACCGGTCAATTTCACCAGGTTCCATACTAGAGTCCCTCATGCAGGGACAGGTATCATCACGGGAACCCATCTCATGGTCTTCCCGTCCCTGTTTCATCATGCCGGGACACCCCTGATTCGGTCTTGAATGATCGGGGGAATTTTCTGATAACTTTGAATCATGATCGCCCTCGTTGTGAGGACCTGCATCATCAGGTTTCATCATTTTCATCTGACCGTGATGTGCCATCCTACAGCCGTGCTCGCCACCAACATTTTCCGGTGATGATGAACCAGACTCTCCAGAACCAGGCCAACCACTGGATCTGTGCATCTGATCACCATTATTTCCCTGGCCAGGGGCTTTCATCTTTTCGTTATTCTTCGGGAAGGAATCTGTCGGGTTGTGACCGGAGGTTCCTTTGTACATGAGGAGGAATCCGGTTCCTGCAAATAACAGGACCGCAATGACTACCAAAGATGCACAAATGAGCAATGTTCTGTCTACCAATATATCACCATCATTGTTCTTGATGTGAGAGAGATTTCAGTCCCCGCAAATACAGAATTACAAAGTCTCGATGGGGATAATAAGAATATTATACTGGCAGTTAGGGATGACGAACCTCAAGGTTGTGTGGCCCTAGCGATCAGATGCGGGATGCGTCTCAAATGTGAGAAGGCCTACAGAAGGCTGCTATTGAGGTTTTGGCACGCTGTTTGATATAAACATCAGAGGGAGACCAACAGGGGATATGGGGGGCCTGATAAAACGATTAAATCGGGAGAATCAGGTATTTGAGCCTATATTTAAGGTAAATTTTAGTAGGAATTTTGGGAGGATCAAAATGAGGTTAATTTTGGAAAACAAGGCTACAGTTTAGGATATTTTTAGAGAGATCTAATTATTATGTAAACAGATCTGAAAGACGTGCCTAAATCATTCAAGTACTATTTGAAAAATATATATCCTGAATAGTCAATACTGGTATAATTGGTCATGGTGGATACGCAGAGAGAGTCCGGATTATCAGAAGTGATTGGGTTTATCTTAATAATTGCAATTCTCGTTGTCGTCGCTTCATTGTATGTTACCTATGTGGTCCCTGCTCACGGAAGAGAGGCAGAGATCGCCCATATGACATATATAAAAAACCAGTTCGTAGATTTTAAGATGTCAATGGATTCGTTATGGATAAACAGTCAGGTGAATACTTCGTTAGCTCAGAATATTGAGATGGGGACATTAGGGCAGAAAACGGAGGGCCAATTTGTCTTTCTTCCCTTAACCCAGCCAATAGGATCAGACGGAGAGATGAAGGTCGATACAGGATCAGGGAACGGGTTGATAAAGATTGAAATCAAAGGGTTGTTTAAGGATACATCTGATGGAGTCACTTCACTTTTCACATCTAAATCAGATTTATCCAATCTGATATCTGTAAATCCAGATTTGTACCGACAACTGCTTTATTACCAATCACTGTATCCATCAAAGTTCACCAACATGATCAGGATACCGGTTCCTGTTCATCCAATAATTACAAGTCGAATTCCAGATTCGCCAAACGATTTTTCATCAAACCAGTCAATTACATATCATCTTTGCGATATTTATCCTAATTCTACGAATAGTGGAACATATCAGACCACATCAAACTGGACAGCATCAATTGATCTCCTGCGAGTTCCTGCATTTTCTGTTCCTGAAACAAATGCTACAGCATATAATTTAGCCAAAAGTCCCTATCAGATGAAAGTGGATTACCGGTATGACCTAATAATGAGTTTAACAAAGTTGAATCAATCTACAAATACAAGATACCCTGTTTTTCAAAATTTCACCCTGAATAGTTCACCCACAAGACCTTTAGAATATTGGATAAACATTCAGGATCCTGCATATGGGCTGGATACACTCGGCCCCATGGACGTAAAGTGGTTCAATGGAACATTATTGCAACAATACAATGGCACAGCAGATATTACTAAAAACTGGGATGTAAACGTTAACAAATCTGTAGATACTTCAACTGCAATAAACACAACAGATCTCGATTCAGCAATACGATCCTCTTACATAAATATTCCAGTTACAACTGGACCAACATCAATGGGAAAATTCTCCTACACCGGGAGGAACTACTACTGGGTACCACAAGAGTATTATTACCAATTCGGCGGAGTATTCTTAAAACAGAATGGAAGTGTATCCAAATTACTTCCACTTGTCTCACTAGGAGTTGCAAAAAATCTTTCAAATAGTGACATCCCATCGGTGAGCATTACTAAACTAATCATTACAGGAGAGGATAACCAGGATATTTCCGGAACAACACCAGTACAGGTTTCATCCAGGGTTTCACGAATTTGGAGAGGAGTGGTGACAGACCAGATATCTCAAAGACAGTATTACCTCGCACCAGTTACACAGAATGCTGATGATGTCATCATTACCATCTCTAATCTACCAGACAATACGAGAGAAGCATGGAGAAGTGCATTTAGTTCAATTATCCATGCTGCAAACACATCTTCAGGATTTCAAACAGATTGGGCTTATTTATCTTCTGCCGGAACGGCGGGAAACCTTACCTTTCAAGTAAAGAGTTCTGGAGGAGTATATTTGGATTATTCTGAGGTAGATGTAAATATTATCCTTCAGCCAGTGGGATGGCAGGGGTCATAATGATAAAAGAACCTGGATTATCAGAGTTAATATCCGCTCTTCTTTTAATTGTGATTTTGGTCTCTGCTGCTTCTGTTGTTCTTGTTGTTTTAACCTCTCAGTATCCTCCAAAAATTATCCCTGATCCTCGTCTTGAAATATGGAATGAAACCACCATTAACGAAAATGTAACAAACAATACAATTTATATTCAGTCAAGAGGAGGAGATCCTGTTGATGAAAATGAATACCTATTCAGGGCAATTCCAATCTCCGGGCCTCCCTACACGTTTTACTCAGACTCACCAACAATAAGCAACACAGCAGGAACAAACAACTTAGTAACAGGGAATACCATCAATTTCTCTGTAAATATGACACCAATTATCTCTTCAGTTCAAGTTATCTACAGAAATAACGGCAATGGGCATGATAGTGGATTATATGAGGTATTGATGTATGAAAAGAAGTTCCTTAAAACTTTACCAAATTCATCACCCACATCAACGAATGCTCCAACCGATTATTATTTTGTCCGATTATTAACATCGGGGAGCGGAACGGTTGTACCTAGCGGGGGAACAACAACTACATTAGATGGTTTTACAGTAGTAAAAGTCCCGGTTGGAACCCAGATTTCATTGACTGGTACAGCAACATCCGGGATTATCAATCTTGCAACCAACAGGACTGAGTTCTGGACACAAGACCACATGAATAGCACCGAAGCAGATTCCATTCCTAATGCAATCGGAAAAACCACAACCACATTCTCTCCACTAATAAATACAAATCAGACCGTTTATTTTAGTTTTGGACTACCCGAGTCCCATATTACCATTTTCAACCTGGGTGCAGGGGGAATAGTAAGTAATGGTTCTGTATCAATTTCAGATGGAGGGAGTTACACATTTACGGTTACCTCCGGTGATCCATTTAGTGCCCTATTCTCTGCTACAGGTTCAGGAACGATCAGTACCCTTCGATGGATTTCTGGAACAGCAACTGATGGTAACTCGGTAATATCAGGAGGGGAAAATGTCAAAAATGCTGCAAACAACACAACGTTTACCTATCTAAACTCATCCGTGACACAGGATATATCCCTTGCAGTAATATTTTCGCCATCATACTCAATTAAAGCTACAACCGGACTCGGAGGAACGATCTCCCCACTTGGAGTAACCAACTATTCGGCTGGTTCCACACCGACATACACAATAACTGCATCAGGTGAAAACAGATCTTATGAGATCCTTGTTGATGGAGTTGCATGGACAGATATTAATCCTGCTCATAAAACACAAACATACACATTCAGTCCATTGACTGGATCCCACACAATCCATTCACGATTTGCAATTCAGGGAGTTTGGGGAAACTATTGGGGAAGTGCAACGGTTAATGGAAGTTATAATGATCCAGATAACCGCAGGGCTGTTGGAGTTCGAAACAGTTATCCATGGCAATATATTGAATCAACCACTGCATGGAATAAACAACTGCATCATCACATTCAGTTCGCTGACTCTTTGGCCATGTCAATTCCAGCGACTCCAGCATATTCAACACTTGAAGCTGCATGGCCAAACGGGCCTAATAGAGTACCGATCAGTACAACAAATGCAGTAGGATCCAATACCGATAAAGATTATTTCTATGTTAATTGGAGTGGATTAATGTTTATCGAAAATCCTGGATCCTACCGATTCTGGATAAGGGCCGATGACGGTATCAAACTGTTTATTGATGGAGTTATGCAGTCAATCGACGCACGAGCCTGGATTAAACCATATCCACCAGATGCAGCAGACTGGTATCCATGTACAACAGATCCTTCCGTTGTAATCCCAGGATGGCATACATACACGATCTGGTATTATGAAAATGCAGGAAAGGCTGCAGCTGAACTTCGGTACCAGTTACCTGGAACAACATCAAACGCCTATAATGCGAATTTCTTTACAGACCTGTATTATCTTGTTGATTAGAATGAAAAAGAGAGAAGGTGCAGTATCTGAGGTGATAGGTGGATTATTACTATTGGTGATGGTAATAGCCGGTTTAACCATCATTATGACGATGATACTAGGCCAAATTCATACCGATACCATTCCATCAACCGATCTTATCCCAATTGATGAAACAAATACATCCACCGGCTATCATACTGTAAAAATTGTTCATAATGGAGGCGATGCACTTTCTGATGATGAGATCGAGGTATTTATAGACGGAGTCGATTCAACCTGCGACTCATATTTTACCAAAAATAAACGAGCATTCTGTATTCAGGGAGAAATTTTTAAACCGGGAGATACACTAGCATTTAAGCCTAAAAAGTCGCCAATCCATAGTCTCACCATATATTACCAGCCCCATGGATCGAATGCATCCAGTCAGGTATTGTTCCAGACATTAAAATTCACCAAAGTTAATATTTCAGAGTCCATCAATGGAATTCCATCAAATTGGTCAACATATACCGAACCACCGGTCATATCATCGATAACCATTTCACCAACAACACCACTCAAGGCAGGCTCAACAGCAACAGTATCGTGGACAGTAACAAATCAAATTCCGGTTTATGGTGCAGAAGTCAGATTAACAGGGCCTGGTGTGAATACAGTTGTCTCATCATCCACATATGACTCACTCTCCTTTACAGTACCAACAGTATCAGGTTCAGGTTATTCTCTTGTCATCACCGTTCGTGACATGAACGGGAATGTTGGAACCGGCACCAGTAATCCTTTTTCTATACAGGATGTACCTGTTGTTATGCTTCAATCTCCAAATGGTGGAGAATCATGGACTGAAAAGAGTACGCATTCAATAGTCTGGAGTTCATCAAGTCTTACTGGCATTAGTCAGACATCTCTATCTTTTTCAAAGGATGGGGGATCTACGTGGTCAACAATCTCTTCATCCCCGGGATCAAGCTCATATTCTTGGATTATTCCCACCGGCTCGAAAACAGATTTGGGAAAAATAAATGTAACCGCATGCAATTTTGCCGGAGATTGTAGTTCAGACATCAGTGACGGGGTTTTTCAGATCTCCACCTCCTCGTCATCAGGAACCATTACAGTGACATCACCAGTATCTGGTGCCGCACTCAATGGAGCAGGAAAATATCCAATTACCTGGAGTATCACATCCTCATTTAATGTTATCTCCATTGACCTAAAATACACAGACGGATCTTCCTGGATCCCTATCCAAACCGGCCTTTCCGGAGTTGGTTCATATGACTGGACAACTCCAGACACTCCCGGGACTAGATATCAGGTTTCTGTTACAGCCCATATGAGTGACGGATCAACTATATCGGGACTCAGTGGAGTATTTACTATACAACAGGTAGCCCCGACTGTTGTTGTTGAATCACCAAATGGTGGAGAGATATGGTCTATCGGATCTACTCAACAGATCAAATGGAATGCTACATCTGGATCAGGGATTTCTTCAGTAAATCTGTTGTACTCTATATCAGACAGTCCAGTTACAACAGCAATAGCATCAGGGATATCTAATACAGGGACATTCTCATGGACTGTCCCTGCAGTACCATCACAAAAGGTAAGAATAATTGTCAAGGCATTTGGTTCTAATGGGCTCACTGGTACTGATAAAAGTGATAATTATTTCCAGATTAAAGACACCACGGCACCTACAATCTCTATCACAACACCAAGGGGAGGAGAAATCTGGCAGCAAAATCCAAGCAGCAACCCACAACAGATTGTATGGATTGCATCAGATAACGTAAACGTTGATCATGTTAAACTAGAGTACTCTACAAATTCAGGGGGTTCTTACACTCAAATCACTTATGCCGAAACTCTGAATAATATTGGGTATTTCTATTGGTACGTCCCAAACACTCCCTCAACAACGTGTACAATACGGGGTACTGCATACGATTTTGCTGGAAATTCAGCAACTGCAGTGAGTAATGGATTATTCACGATCAAGAGTTGATGATGACGGATAAGGCGATTTCAGATATCATTGCAGCGATTTTGCTTATTAGTATCGTTACTGCATCCATGGGGATCGTGGGAGTTATGGTTACCAGAGACATTGTGCCTACAAAAATCCCACATATGAACTTTGAGGCCTGTATCAAAGGTGGAACGATTTACTTATACCACACAGGAGGAGACTCACTCAACCCAAAAGAATCTGATGCGGATTTCTATATTAATCTTCTTGATTTAAACAAACAGATCATTAAAACTATCAAACTGATGCCCTGGTCGGGCGATCTATGGACAGTAGGTCAGGTGAGGAATGTATCAACCGAGATGCATCCAACAATGGATCCATCTATAAAATATGTTCAGATCATTGCCAAACCTGTTGGAGGTGGAGAAAACCTCATTCAGTGGACACAAACTGGTAACTGTAATGGAACTCCATTTTCACCAGGACCAGGGTGTCTTGCCAGAGCATTTGCAGATTACTCATATATCCCGGATTCACCTGATTCATTAAAAATATCATTTATTGATAAATCCAAATATGACGATCCATCATACCCGATAACTGCATGGGAGTGGAATTTTGGGGATGGGTCTGTAGGTAATACTCCCAACCCAACCCATACATACTCCAAATCTGGAAATTATACCGTGCGACTACGAGTACATAATGCCTGTGGTAATGATGAATTTTCACATTTGATTCAGGTTGGAACCTGTTTGTCAAGTGTGACTGCATCCATTAAAACTGATCCAAACCCCCCCGAATCACTCACCGGAACACCCTTGGCGGTTACTTTCTGGGATAATAGTTCCATTTCTTCTGGTTCTACAATATCAAATTATGAATGGGACTTTGGAGATGGAACGACAGCCACAGGACCAGGACCACATACGAGGACATATTCTTATGGAATCTATTACGTCCGGCTTGTTGTAACTGATGAATGTGGAAACATTGGCACAGACTCAAAACAGGTCACAGTTACTTCAGAGAGTGACTGTACGGTATCAGCGGCTATCAGTCCTGAACCATCATCAGGGAGAACCCCCCTTCAGGTTACGTTCTACGACAATTCAACTACAACAAGAGGATGGATCAATAGTTGGGTATGGACATTTGAAGATGGTTCTACCAGTTCTGGTCAAGGCCCATATACTAGAACGTATACAAACCCGGGTCCGGGAGATAAGACATATACAATCGTTTTAAAGGTCGGAAACACCTGTGGAGCAACTGGAACAGCCAGCACAACTGTTACAGTTCATCCACCCTGTGAAGAGGTAATTACTGACTTCTTATACACAGTCAATTCTTATAATCCCCTTAACATTACATTTATAGACAATTCAACGACAGCAAAAGACATCAAAATTACAAATTACCTCTGGGATTTTGGTGATGGAACTACCTCTACAGAAAAAGATCCAACACACATTTACTCTGATGTAAAAGGGTATACAGTCTCTCTCACAGTAACAAACGAGTGCGAATCTAAAGATACGGAAACAAAAACACTTGCATACAATTGTTATCACACCATCACACCAACCGCTGGAACCGGGGGCTCAATATCTCCATCATCACCAACATCCGTTATTTGCGGCGCGAATCAGACATTTACAATAGCCTCCAGTGCCTGTAATAACATCAGTGATATAATAATCAATAATACATTACATCTAGGCCAGGTAAAAAGCCCATATATCTACAATTTCACCAAAGTTCTTTCAGATCAGAGTATAAACGCTCAGTTCACTCCAATAACCTATTACATAAATGCAACTGCAGGAGATAACGGCACTATTTCACCTTTAGGAACTGTTATACCGGTAACATGTGGAACAAGTAAAACATTCACAATAGCAGCAAATTCCTGTTACAGAATCCAATCCATCACTATCGATAATACCACATTCAATATCACAACAGGTACAAATACCACAACCTTTGACTCTATTGATAAAAATCACACAATTAGAGCTGAGTTTACCGGAAAAACATCCAATATCAATACGGTGGTATACCCAAGTGGTACCGGGAGTATTACTCCTGCAGGCCCTCTCACAATGGCATGCGGAAGCTCCAAGACATTTACAATAGAACCCGTAGGTTGCTACAATATTACAGAAGTAAAGGTAAACGGGACTGTAAAATGTTCAGGATCACAGTGTACGAATCCCTATTACTTGACGTTATCAGACATTAGATACGACCAGAATATTCAGGCTAATTTTTCGATGAATGGACCATATTATATCAATGGAACTGCATTCAGAGCGTATACCAACGACGATATAATTGATATTTATGAGCCACTCAACCAGGGGATAAGCCCATTAGGTCTAATTCCAGTAAATTGCGGTAATAATCAATACTTTTCCATGAGTTATCCCGGATATATACTTACTGATGTAATTATTGACGGGACATCAGTTGGCCAGATAAACCCATCGAATCCATACTTTACATCAGTTACATCTAATCATTCCATATCAGCAATTTATACAACAGAATGTGAGAAGGTAGATGGGTATGTTATCAACCAGACAACTGGTTCTCCGGTACCAAACATTAGAATTACGCTGACCAACAGTGACGGAACCAATCCACGATATCGATACACTAGAAATGATGGATATTTCATATTTCCAGTTACCATAAATTCGGGTAAGCATATGAATATCTATTGTTACAATTCTCCGGTATGGACCTCTGTTTACTGGAGGTACTGTTATAAGAATAATATATGTACAGATATGGGACCTAGGGATAGACCCTGGGTTGTTAATGATTTTGTGATCAATAAGGGGGCAAAATGTGGACCAACATTCTGGTTTGAGGGTATATTAAAAACCATTACCCCAGCTGATTTCATACTCAACGCTGCCCAAAAAACGGCGTATATCCCAAGTGGAGGAGAACTCTCATTCACAGTTCAAAATCCAATTAATTCAAATTGTTATATTACAGTGGCAGGTGTTCGATTTGATTTTAATGCAGGAGATTCAATCCGGATAGTTTCCAAGTCTAAACAGAGTTCGGGATATAATTTATACATGTCCAAGTCTGGCAATAATCAGCAATTAACTACATGTAATTTTGACATGGTTGAACTGTATCTTAATAATGCATTAATTGCAGAAGGACCAAGTGGTCCAGTAAATATTCCCAATTTAACAAACTTTTATTCCTCTCTCACCCTAGTGATGCCGGAAAATCAAAACATTTGGACTTCCTTCACATGGGGAGGAACCTCTATTATCAATGGGGTAGATCAAAACGGATTGACAATTTTTAATTTATCACCAAATACGAACGGAGTGCTTAATGTAAACTTAAATAGTTTATATGTTCAAGGACATGGATCGAAATATTCATCACCATAACATCCACAGAATTAAATTGAGACAATTATATTTTTGGAAAATTTGTCTATATTTACCTAAAAAGGGACTCAGAAAACAATGATATGACCTGTGTTAACTTCATTGAAGAATAAGAAGAACCATGATGAACCATTGGCATCTTCAGGCAGAGACTGATTCTCTAGATAGTATATTCAGGAGCAGTCTGTCACTTGAAGTACAATATCTTACCCTCCTCTGAGTTCTTTTGGAAGATACCACCACTTCTCTATTTTATAGGCTTCATATGGAATATCTGCCTGTATTCTCCCATCAGTTATGGCCTGACACGTACGTTCCAGTCGATCCAGTTTATCACGGTACTGCCAGATTATCCCTCTGATAAACAGATCCCCATGTTCAAGCATATAGGTACGAAGATCCAGGAGTTCTTCGGCGTGATACCGCTGTTCAAACCGTTCGGCTAGAACAAGATCAAGATCTTCAGGCTTCCATTGCGCAAAGACGGGGTATGACCTGAGCTGATAGTAGGCGTTACTCCCATAGATTGCATCGTCAAATGCTTCTTTCGGACTTTGTTGTGCAGCACGCTTGGATTTATACGTGTGATAGATCTCGTCGGCAATGTCCGGGATGACAATATTGTCCCGGTAGAACCGCATCTTCTTCTCAAGCTCCCGGTACAAGCCAAGCAGACCGTAGATAGGACCGAATTCTGGGAGTGCAATCACGGATTCATACCCAAGACCTGCATCCACTGCAGTGATGTATGATTCAGCAATATCCATCACTCCCATCGTGTCCTCAATCTCCTTTCCAATGACATTTTCACCGGCTTCATCAACCAGCCTTCCCTGCCACCCCGGAATCTCTTTTGAAAAACTATCCCTGAACGACGTGATATCCCGCATCATGTTATCCTTGAGAGCGTAGGTGATCCCCTGATCCCTGCCAAGTACACCAGATTCGTTGATAACCAGAGCTTTATACAGGACTTCATCAGGATATTTTCCAAACTGACTTGGAAGATAATATCGCAGGGTCCAGATCAGTTCACCATAATCACGGGTTACCACCGGGGTACTGGTCGGAGTAGGCTTCATCGCATCCGGCCCGGGTGTGCCCTCATCCAGACGGTTCCAGGTCAGTTTAGCCAGACGAATTGCCTCATCCCGTGAAAATTTCTCCAGGCTGATTCCAGTATAGGTATCGAGTTTATACTCTGCGTTAACGTCAACATTGCCGTATACTCCGGGCCTTTTCCACAGAAAGGCCTGGCTGTGTACAAAAAAGCCGTTTTTCTCATCAGAGGTCCAGAACAGCCCGCCCGGAAGATCTGGTATCGGTTCTACCGGGCCGTGTTCTGACCAGATTTTCTCCTGGCTCTGGCGATAGGCATCAGGAGATGACATAAAGTCATAGAGTGATGCGATCTCCTCGTTATTCCAGTCAAGACAGACTGATACAACTGCTACCCGGTCATCTGGATCTTTTGCTGAATACCCGTGATAATAAACACAGGAGGAACCCTGTTTTGAGTCGATATCACAACCTCGTGATTCTTCTTTCCATATCAGTCCGGTATAGAGATCACCAGTTCCGGGAAGGGCACGGCATATCTCAGGTTCTGCACAGGTTGCCTCAGCCCAAAATCCAATAACAGATATCAGACTGATAAAAGCGATAATGACTACAGAAATCATGATACCCGGATTATTCCTGTGCAGACCCATGATCACCACATCCCGAGAATTACAGTAATAGAAGATAAACATATCTGAGGATCAGTTTATCCGGTTATTGGTAGCAGGTCATGACTGACCTTTGTGAACTGATCATCCCGGTTCCCGATCTGTGATACCATTGGATATAGTGAGGGGAACAACACTATTTTGAGGAATCTGATGAAGCATGAACAGCCCATACCCCTCTCGAAAGAGAGACGGAACACCATGATATCAGAGATTAAAAATTATTATTCCAATGAACGGGACGAAGTCATCGGGGAGCTTGCTGCTGGTATGCTTCTTGATTTTTTTATGGACCGGCTTGCCCCTGAAATTTACAACCAGGGGGTATACGATTCTCACAAATATATCGCAGAAGCTGCTGAAGACCTTCTCTCTATCCTGAAGTAATCTTTTCCCGGTCCTTTTTTTCGGTCGGTAGTGCGGGAAAACGGGCACAGGATTTCCATCAGGTCTGGATCTCCCGACCTATGAAATATGGCGTATCTCAAAGAAATAGTAATTATAAGTACAATAAATTGGATTTGTTCATCATAGGTCGGGGAAATAGGTGCGGGAGGTTTTGCGAGATCCGGGTGAGGGGGTGTATGTGAGTGTAGGAGTCCCGACCTCCCGAACGAAGGGTGATCGGAGAGTTGAGATATCCGGAATGGGAGTTTGAGCAGGATATCTCAGGTCTGATGCGAACAGACCTGAAAACAGATACCTCCGGTTTAAGTTGTGATTTTCCCAGGGGTTTGGTTGGGGTATTGAGAATCCGGTTAGATGGGGTGCCGGGAGGGGCTGATCTTTTGCTATCGAATAAGGAAGGTCATCTCTTGCTTCTCAATCGGATGATGATATCAGCAGGGTTTTTTTGGGGGAAATTGAGGCTGAAGTATCATTCTATTTTTGATCCGGTGGCTTGAGGATCATCAAAGATTGAATCCACTACCGCTGCGGCACCTTCGTTCTTGAACTTCTCTATAGTCTGCTCGATAAGATCCTGGACTTGTTCAGGTGAGTATCCGGATGAGACTTGTTGGAATGTGGAGAGAACCGAATCGGTGCGTGGATGGTTCACGGATTGGTACATGAGTGCTGAAAGACCAAGGAGTTGGAGGGCACCAATCGGATGATCTTATCGCGATGCTATTTCCCATAGGCAATGTGGTAAGAGATGAGGCGTATGTCACCCCTCCAGGGCTTAATCTGGACATTATCGATGTCTCAATGAATGCAAACCAGTTCAGAATATCTTCAATTTTCGCATTATTTTTTTTACTAATATTTTGCCAGAATCATGATTCAAAGTATTTGGACATATTCGGACATTCATTATAGACCTATCATGAGACTCGCTTCAGAACTCAAATCAGACATATCCTCTGAGACTGGTTCTGGTCAGTAGGCATATCAAATCCCCTTCAGTCCATCGAATCTATATCTTCTCTCATCATCAGGAAACGACCTGAGGACATAAAAATACCCAAGGATCGAAGAGTAGTTGCTATACAAATAACATACACCTCGATTTTTTCCGGACATGACGAATGCAATCTTCATTATCACAAACCTCATTCCTCAGAAAGCAGTGTCATTGTTTGCTGGATACCTATCACTGCCCGAAACCGGGGAACTATTTCTTGCTAAAAAAGTTAGGTAAAAAGAGTTCTACCGTTTAATAGGTAGTCAATCCTGAGCCTTTAAGAATATCATC contains the following coding sequences:
- a CDS encoding PKD domain-containing protein yields the protein MMTDKAISDIIAAILLISIVTASMGIVGVMVTRDIVPTKIPHMNFEACIKGGTIYLYHTGGDSLNPKESDADFYINLLDLNKQIIKTIKLMPWSGDLWTVGQVRNVSTEMHPTMDPSIKYVQIIAKPVGGGENLIQWTQTGNCNGTPFSPGPGCLARAFADYSYIPDSPDSLKISFIDKSKYDDPSYPITAWEWNFGDGSVGNTPNPTHTYSKSGNYTVRLRVHNACGNDEFSHLIQVGTCLSSVTASIKTDPNPPESLTGTPLAVTFWDNSSISSGSTISNYEWDFGDGTTATGPGPHTRTYSYGIYYVRLVVTDECGNIGTDSKQVTVTSESDCTVSAAISPEPSSGRTPLQVTFYDNSTTTRGWINSWVWTFEDGSTSSGQGPYTRTYTNPGPGDKTYTIVLKVGNTCGATGTASTTVTVHPPCEEVITDFLYTVNSYNPLNITFIDNSTTAKDIKITNYLWDFGDGTTSTEKDPTHIYSDVKGYTVSLTVTNECESKDTETKTLAYNCYHTITPTAGTGGSISPSSPTSVICGANQTFTIASSACNNISDIIINNTLHLGQVKSPYIYNFTKVLSDQSINAQFTPITYYINATAGDNGTISPLGTVIPVTCGTSKTFTIAANSCYRIQSITIDNTTFNITTGTNTTTFDSIDKNHTIRAEFTGKTSNINTVVYPSGTGSITPAGPLTMACGSSKTFTIEPVGCYNITEVKVNGTVKCSGSQCTNPYYLTLSDIRYDQNIQANFSMNGPYYINGTAFRAYTNDDIIDIYEPLNQGISPLGLIPVNCGNNQYFSMSYPGYILTDVIIDGTSVGQINPSNPYFTSVTSNHSISAIYTTECEKVDGYVINQTTGSPVPNIRITLTNSDGTNPRYRYTRNDGYFIFPVTINSGKHMNIYCYNSPVWTSVYWRYCYKNNICTDMGPRDRPWVVNDFVINKGAKCGPTFWFEGILKTITPADFILNAAQKTAYIPSGGELSFTVQNPINSNCYITVAGVRFDFNAGDSIRIVSKSKQSSGYNLYMSKSGNNQQLTTCNFDMVELYLNNALIAEGPSGPVNIPNLTNFYSSLTLVMPENQNIWTSFTWGGTSIINGVDQNGLTIFNLSPNTNGVLNVNLNSLYVQGHGSKYSSP
- a CDS encoding DUF2164 domain-containing protein is translated as MKHEQPIPLSKERRNTMISEIKNYYSNERDEVIGELAAGMLLDFFMDRLAPEIYNQGVYDSHKYIAEAAEDLLSILK